TTTTACCGTTTACAGGAGAGCCGCATTCAGAGCAAAACGCCCGAACGTTTCCAGGAGAAGATTCATATGCCGTGATCAAGTCTTGTCCAGTGAGCACTGTGTAGCTGCTTGAGGGAACCGCAACATTGGCTGAAAAAGCTGTACCGTTAGCGCGCCTGCATTCATTGCAGTAGCAATAATTGGTTTCGCCGAGATGATCGTCTGGCACATCAATTTGATAGGTGACTTTGCCACACAGGCATTGGCCGTGGATCATATTGGACGCTCCTAGGATTGAAATGCTTTCATCATATCTGCCCCAGGTACAACAGGGCGGATGAAGAAGTCTACTAGATCCGTCCAGTTGTCCATCCAGGATTGAAGCTGCGCTTCATCTTGGCACTCTACGATTTGGTAACAGCGGGAGAGGTCAACCGTGACCCAACTGTCTAAATAGGTCATGCCTTCTGGCATCATGCGG
The sequence above is drawn from the Rhodospirillaceae bacterium genome and encodes:
- a CDS encoding DUF3303 family protein codes for the protein MLYMVVEQFKDDNAKAVYERYFDQGRMMPEGMTYLDSWVTVDLSRCYQIVECQDEAQLQSWMDNWTDLVDFFIRPVVPGADMMKAFQS
- a CDS encoding GFA family protein, encoding MIHGQCLCGKVTYQIDVPDDHLGETNYCYCNECRRANGTAFSANVAVPSSSYTVLTGQDLITAYESSPGNVRAFCSECGSPVNGKKRAKPDHIRVRLGGLDNAAKVKPNSHAWTSEKPAWYNIEGYLKRFKQAADGTGGTPT